A DNA window from Hemibagrus wyckioides isolate EC202008001 linkage group LG11, SWU_Hwy_1.0, whole genome shotgun sequence contains the following coding sequences:
- the fmnl2b gene encoding formin-like protein 2 isoform X4 — MGNAESVDAQLTDFRARNKPPKLPMPDPAELEERFSIALNSMNLPPDKVRLLRQYDNEKKWELICDQERFQVKNPPHTYIQKLRGFLDPAVTRKKFRRRVQESTQVLRELEISLRTNHIGWVREFLNEENQGLDVLVEYLSFAQYAVTFDGDAAESTSGEASVETPWSRSIEDLHGDANLPSPVSSSSIQRSTRHSLRSNTLPSRRTLKNSRLVCKKDDVHVCIMCLRAIMNYQYGFNMVMSHPHAVNEIALSLNNKNPRTKALVLELLAAVCLVRGGHEIILAAFDHFKEVCSESQRFEKLMEDFKNEDNNIDFMVACMQFINIVVHSVEDMNFRVHLQYDFTKLALDDYLERLKHTESDKLQVQIQAYLDNLFDVGTLLEDAETKNAALERVEELEESLSQMTDKLLDMENEAMSKIVELEKQLMQKNKELDSLRALYRDASSQVHSLRRMVREKDEAIQKQSRLEKKIHELERRGSLQIQVRGEGDGEGETSPLPSPPQPMPLSPCPDAMVQAGAGASSSYASTSQTGTLRKIATPPPPPPPPPPPPPMPDDSLPNGPSAVTAPPPPPPPPPPPPPPPLGQAMEMSTPLPPPPPPVAPPLPGCGTPTVIFNSGLTAVKIKKPIKTKFRMPVFNWVALKPNQINGTVFNEIDDERILEDLNVDEFEEMFKTKAQGPSVDMTLSKQKAPQKGPSKVSLLEANRAKNLAITLRKAGKSPEEICKAIQSFDLRTVPVDFAECLMRFMPTEAEVKTLRQYERERRPLAELTDEDRFMMMFSKIERLPQRMTIMAFMGNFSDSLQMLTPQLHAIIAASVSIKSSQKLKKILEIILALGNYMNSSKRGAVYGFKLQSLDLLLETKSTDRKQTLLHYIGNVVREKYAVVSMFYNELHYVEKAAAVSLENVLLDVRELQRGMDLTRREYSMHGHNSLLKDFIQHNESRLKKLQDDARISQDAYDEVVKYFGESPKTMPPSVFFPVFVRFVKAYRQADDENEQRKKQEQLMMEKLMEQEAMMEEQEDQQSPSHKGKRQQQELIAELRKRQGKDSRLVYEGKDGAIEDIITVLKTVPFTARSAKRGSRFFCDPTHSEDFHY; from the exons atgggCAACGCAGAGAGCGTGGACGCGCAGCTCACAGACTTCAGGGCGAGGAACAAGCCGCCCAAACTGCCCATGCCTGACCCCGCGGAGCTCGAGGAGAGGTTCTCCATCGCTTTG AATTCTATGAACCTTCCACCGGACAAGGTGAGGCTTCTACGGCAGTACGATAACGAGAAGAAATGGGAGCTCATCTGCGATCAG GAACGATTCCAGGTGAAGAATCCTCCTCACACATATATCCAGAAGCTAAGAGGATTTCTGGACCCCGCTGTCACAAGAAAG AAATTCAGGAGGAGAGTTCAGGAATCCACCCAGGTGCTCCGTGAGCTGGAAATCTCACTTCGAACTAATCATATCGG GTGGGTGAGAGAGTTTTTGAATGAAGAGAATCAAGGCCTGGATGTTCTGGTGGAGTACCTATCCTTCGCACAGTATGCCGTAAC CTTTGATGGCGATGCAGCGGAAAGCACTAGTGGAGAGGCTTCTGTAGAGACCCCGTGGAGCAGATCTATAGAAGATCTACACGGCGATGCTAATCTACCTTCACCagtcagcagcagcagtatTCAACGCTCCACGCGACACTCCTTACG GTCCAACACTCTTCCCAGCCGTAGGACGCTCAAAAATTCACGTTTGGTTTGTAAAAAGGATGACGTGCACGTCTGTATCATGTGTCTCAGAGCCATTATGAACTACCAG TACGGCTTCAACATGGTCATGTCACATCCACATGCTGTAAATGAAATTGCTCTGAGCCTCAACAACAAAAATCCCAG GACCAAAGCTTTGGTTCTGGAGCTGCTGGCTGCAGTTTGTCTCGTGAGAGGAGGGCATGAGATCATCCTGGCAGCCTTCGACCATTTCAAAGAG GTCTGTTCAGAGTCCCAGCGGTTTGAGAAGCTAATGGAGGACTTTAAAAACGAAGACAACAATATTGATTTCATG GTGGCATGCATGCAGTTCATCAACATCGTTGTGCACTCTGTAGAAGACATGAATTTTCGAGTTCACCTTCAGTATGACTTCACCAAGCTTGCACTGGATGATTATCTGGAA AGACTGAAGCACACCGAGAGTGATAAGCTGCAGGTGCAGATCCAGGCGTACCTAGATAACCTGTTCGATGTGGGCACGCTGCTGGAGGATGCTGAGACCAAAAACGCAGCGCTGGAACGCgtggaggagctggaggagaGTCTGTCACAA ATGACGGACAAGCTGCTGGACATGGAAAACGAGGCCATGTCTAAGATTGTGGAGCTGGAAAAGCAGCTGATGCAGAAGAACAAGGAGCTGGACTCCCTCCGG GCTTTGTACAGGGACGCCAGCTCTCAGGTGCATTCGCTCCGGCGTATGGTGCGCGAGAAGGATGAAGCCATCCAGAAGCAGTCCAGGCTGGAGAAGAAGATTCACGAGCTTGAGCGGCGTGGTAGTCTGCAGATCCAGGTGAGGGGTGAGGGAGATGGTGAGGGAGAAACGTCCCCTCTGCCCTCTCCTCCTCAGCCCATGCCTCTCTCACCGTGCCCTGATGCCATGGTCCAAGCTGGAGCAGGTGCCAGCAGCTCGTATGCTTCTACGTCACAAACTGGAACCCTGAGGAAGATAgccactcctcctccacctccaccaccgcctcctccaccaccacccatGCCTGACGACTCCT TACCAAACGGACCATCAGCTGTCACggcccctcctcctcctcctccacctccgccccctcctccaccacctcccCTTGGGCAGGCCATGGAGATGTCCACCCCACTACCCCCGCCTCCTCCCCCTGTAGCCCCTCCGCTCCCTGGTTGTGGCACGCCCACAGTCATATTTAATTCTGGCCTAACAG CGGTGAAGATTAAAAAGCCAATCAAGACTAAGTTCCGGATGCCGGTCTTTAACTGGGTGGCTCTGAAACCTAATCAGATCAATGGCACTGTCTTTAATGAGATTGACGATGAAAGGATTCTAGAG GACCTGAACGTGGACGAGTTTGAGGAGATGTTTAAGACCAAAGCCCAGGGTCCTTCAGTGGATATGACCTTGAGCAAGCAGAAGGCTCCACAGAAGGGCCCCAGTAAAGTGTCACTCCTAGAGGCCAACAGGGCCAAGAATCTGGCCATCACTTTACGCAAAGCAGGAAAGAGCCCTGAGGAGATCTGCAAAGCAATTCAGTC GTTCGACCTGCGCACCGTGCCTGTAGACTTCGCTGAGTGTCTGATGCGCTTCATGCCCACTGAAGCAGAGGTGAAGACGCTGCGGCAGTACGAGAGGGAGCGGCGACCCTTGGCGGAACTGACCGACGAGGATCGCTTCATGATGATGTTCAGCAAGATCGAACGGCTGCCTCAGAGGATGACCATCATGGCCTTCATGGGCAACTTTAGTGACAGCCTGCAGATGCTCACACCG caacTTCATGCCATTATTGCCGCATCAGTGTCCATTAAATCCTCCCAGAAGTTGAAGAAGATCCTTGAA ATCATTCTAGCTCTGGGGAACTACATGAACAGCAGTAAGAGAGGAGCAGTGTATGGCTTCAAGCTTCAAAGTTTAGATTTG CTGCTGGAGACCAAGTCCACAGACAGGAAGCAAACCCTTCTGCACTACATCGGTAATGTGGTGAGGGAGAAATACGCCGTTGTGAGCATGTTCTACAATGAACTCCATTATGTAGAGAAAGCTGCTGCTG TTTCTCTGGAGAATGTTCTGCTGGACGTGAGGGAGCTGCAGAGGGGGATGGATCTGACTCGCCGTGAATACAGCATGCATGGGCACAACTCGCTGCTCAAAGACTTTATCCAGCACAACGAGAGCAGGCTGAAAAAACTACAGGATGATGCAAGAATCTCACAG GACGCTTATGACGAAGTTGTGAAGTATTTCGGCGAAAGCCCCAAAACCATGCCACCTTCTGTATTCTTCCCAGTCTTCGTGCGCTTCGTCAAGGCCTACAGG CAAGCAGATGATGAGAACGAGCAGAGGAAGAAGCAGGAGCAGCTGATGATGGAGAAGCTTATGGAACAGGAGGCCATGATGGAAGAGCAGGAGGATCAGCAG TCTCCATCTCATAAAGGCAAGAGGCAGCAGCAGGAGCTGATTGCCGAGCTGAGGAAGAGGCAAGGCAAGGACAGCCGCCTTGTCTACGAGGGCAAAGACGGCGCCATCGAAGACATAATTACAG TGCTGAAGACCGTCCCCTTTACCGCACGATCAGCCAAGCGCGGCTCACGGTTCTTCTGTGACCCCACCCACTCCGAGGACTTCCATTACTAA
- the fmnl2b gene encoding formin-like protein 2 isoform X2, which yields MGNAESVDAQLTDFRARNKPPKLPMPDPAELEERFSIALNSMNLPPDKVRLLRQYDNEKKWELICDQERFQVKNPPHTYIQKLRGFLDPAVTRKKFRRRVQESTQVLRELEISLRTNHIGWVREFLNEENQGLDVLVEYLSFAQYAVTFDGDAAESTSGEASVETPWSRSIEDLHGDANLPSPVSSSSIQRSTRHSLRSNTLPSRRTLKNSRLVCKKDDVHVCIMCLRAIMNYQYGFNMVMSHPHAVNEIALSLNNKNPRTKALVLELLAAVCLVRGGHEIILAAFDHFKEVCSESQRFEKLMEDFKNEDNNIDFMVACMQFINIVVHSVEDMNFRVHLQYDFTKLALDDYLERLKHTESDKLQVQIQAYLDNLFDVGTLLEDAETKNAALERVEELEESLSQMTDKLLDMENEAMSKIVELEKQLMQKNKELDSLRALYRDASSQVHSLRRMVREKDEAIQKQSRLEKKIHELERRGSLQIQVRGEGDGEGETSPLPSPPQPMPLSPCPDAMVQAGAGASSSYASTSQTGTLRKIATPPPPPPPPPPPPPMPDDSLPNGPSAVTAPPPPPPPPPPPPPPPLGQAMEMSTPLPPPPPPVAPPLPGCGTPTVIFNSGLTDGPIKLFSVKIKKPIKTKFRMPVFNWVALKPNQINGTVFNEIDDERILEDLNVDEFEEMFKTKAQGPSVDMTLSKQKAPQKGPSKVSLLEANRAKNLAITLRKAGKSPEEICKAIQSFDLRTVPVDFAECLMRFMPTEAEVKTLRQYERERRPLAELTDEDRFMMMFSKIERLPQRMTIMAFMGNFSDSLQMLTPQLHAIIAASVSIKSSQKLKKILEIILALGNYMNSSKRGAVYGFKLQSLDLLLETKSTDRKQTLLHYIGNVVREKYAVVSMFYNELHYVEKAAAVSLENVLLDVRELQRGMDLTRREYSMHGHNSLLKDFIQHNESRLKKLQDDARISQDAYDEVVKYFGESPKTMPPSVFFPVFVRFVKAYRQADDENEQRKKQEQLMMEKLMEQEAMMEEQEDQQSPSHKGKRQQQELIAELRKRQGKDSRLVYEGKDGAIEDIITVLKTVPFTARSAKRGSRFFCDPTHSEDFHY from the exons atgggCAACGCAGAGAGCGTGGACGCGCAGCTCACAGACTTCAGGGCGAGGAACAAGCCGCCCAAACTGCCCATGCCTGACCCCGCGGAGCTCGAGGAGAGGTTCTCCATCGCTTTG AATTCTATGAACCTTCCACCGGACAAGGTGAGGCTTCTACGGCAGTACGATAACGAGAAGAAATGGGAGCTCATCTGCGATCAG GAACGATTCCAGGTGAAGAATCCTCCTCACACATATATCCAGAAGCTAAGAGGATTTCTGGACCCCGCTGTCACAAGAAAG AAATTCAGGAGGAGAGTTCAGGAATCCACCCAGGTGCTCCGTGAGCTGGAAATCTCACTTCGAACTAATCATATCGG GTGGGTGAGAGAGTTTTTGAATGAAGAGAATCAAGGCCTGGATGTTCTGGTGGAGTACCTATCCTTCGCACAGTATGCCGTAAC CTTTGATGGCGATGCAGCGGAAAGCACTAGTGGAGAGGCTTCTGTAGAGACCCCGTGGAGCAGATCTATAGAAGATCTACACGGCGATGCTAATCTACCTTCACCagtcagcagcagcagtatTCAACGCTCCACGCGACACTCCTTACG GTCCAACACTCTTCCCAGCCGTAGGACGCTCAAAAATTCACGTTTGGTTTGTAAAAAGGATGACGTGCACGTCTGTATCATGTGTCTCAGAGCCATTATGAACTACCAG TACGGCTTCAACATGGTCATGTCACATCCACATGCTGTAAATGAAATTGCTCTGAGCCTCAACAACAAAAATCCCAG GACCAAAGCTTTGGTTCTGGAGCTGCTGGCTGCAGTTTGTCTCGTGAGAGGAGGGCATGAGATCATCCTGGCAGCCTTCGACCATTTCAAAGAG GTCTGTTCAGAGTCCCAGCGGTTTGAGAAGCTAATGGAGGACTTTAAAAACGAAGACAACAATATTGATTTCATG GTGGCATGCATGCAGTTCATCAACATCGTTGTGCACTCTGTAGAAGACATGAATTTTCGAGTTCACCTTCAGTATGACTTCACCAAGCTTGCACTGGATGATTATCTGGAA AGACTGAAGCACACCGAGAGTGATAAGCTGCAGGTGCAGATCCAGGCGTACCTAGATAACCTGTTCGATGTGGGCACGCTGCTGGAGGATGCTGAGACCAAAAACGCAGCGCTGGAACGCgtggaggagctggaggagaGTCTGTCACAA ATGACGGACAAGCTGCTGGACATGGAAAACGAGGCCATGTCTAAGATTGTGGAGCTGGAAAAGCAGCTGATGCAGAAGAACAAGGAGCTGGACTCCCTCCGG GCTTTGTACAGGGACGCCAGCTCTCAGGTGCATTCGCTCCGGCGTATGGTGCGCGAGAAGGATGAAGCCATCCAGAAGCAGTCCAGGCTGGAGAAGAAGATTCACGAGCTTGAGCGGCGTGGTAGTCTGCAGATCCAGGTGAGGGGTGAGGGAGATGGTGAGGGAGAAACGTCCCCTCTGCCCTCTCCTCCTCAGCCCATGCCTCTCTCACCGTGCCCTGATGCCATGGTCCAAGCTGGAGCAGGTGCCAGCAGCTCGTATGCTTCTACGTCACAAACTGGAACCCTGAGGAAGATAgccactcctcctccacctccaccaccgcctcctccaccaccacccatGCCTGACGACTCCT TACCAAACGGACCATCAGCTGTCACggcccctcctcctcctcctccacctccgccccctcctccaccacctcccCTTGGGCAGGCCATGGAGATGTCCACCCCACTACCCCCGCCTCCTCCCCCTGTAGCCCCTCCGCTCCCTGGTTGTGGCACGCCCACAGTCATATTTAATTCTGGCCTAACAG ATGGACCAATCAAGCTCTTCT CGGTGAAGATTAAAAAGCCAATCAAGACTAAGTTCCGGATGCCGGTCTTTAACTGGGTGGCTCTGAAACCTAATCAGATCAATGGCACTGTCTTTAATGAGATTGACGATGAAAGGATTCTAGAG GACCTGAACGTGGACGAGTTTGAGGAGATGTTTAAGACCAAAGCCCAGGGTCCTTCAGTGGATATGACCTTGAGCAAGCAGAAGGCTCCACAGAAGGGCCCCAGTAAAGTGTCACTCCTAGAGGCCAACAGGGCCAAGAATCTGGCCATCACTTTACGCAAAGCAGGAAAGAGCCCTGAGGAGATCTGCAAAGCAATTCAGTC GTTCGACCTGCGCACCGTGCCTGTAGACTTCGCTGAGTGTCTGATGCGCTTCATGCCCACTGAAGCAGAGGTGAAGACGCTGCGGCAGTACGAGAGGGAGCGGCGACCCTTGGCGGAACTGACCGACGAGGATCGCTTCATGATGATGTTCAGCAAGATCGAACGGCTGCCTCAGAGGATGACCATCATGGCCTTCATGGGCAACTTTAGTGACAGCCTGCAGATGCTCACACCG caacTTCATGCCATTATTGCCGCATCAGTGTCCATTAAATCCTCCCAGAAGTTGAAGAAGATCCTTGAA ATCATTCTAGCTCTGGGGAACTACATGAACAGCAGTAAGAGAGGAGCAGTGTATGGCTTCAAGCTTCAAAGTTTAGATTTG CTGCTGGAGACCAAGTCCACAGACAGGAAGCAAACCCTTCTGCACTACATCGGTAATGTGGTGAGGGAGAAATACGCCGTTGTGAGCATGTTCTACAATGAACTCCATTATGTAGAGAAAGCTGCTGCTG TTTCTCTGGAGAATGTTCTGCTGGACGTGAGGGAGCTGCAGAGGGGGATGGATCTGACTCGCCGTGAATACAGCATGCATGGGCACAACTCGCTGCTCAAAGACTTTATCCAGCACAACGAGAGCAGGCTGAAAAAACTACAGGATGATGCAAGAATCTCACAG GACGCTTATGACGAAGTTGTGAAGTATTTCGGCGAAAGCCCCAAAACCATGCCACCTTCTGTATTCTTCCCAGTCTTCGTGCGCTTCGTCAAGGCCTACAGG CAAGCAGATGATGAGAACGAGCAGAGGAAGAAGCAGGAGCAGCTGATGATGGAGAAGCTTATGGAACAGGAGGCCATGATGGAAGAGCAGGAGGATCAGCAG TCTCCATCTCATAAAGGCAAGAGGCAGCAGCAGGAGCTGATTGCCGAGCTGAGGAAGAGGCAAGGCAAGGACAGCCGCCTTGTCTACGAGGGCAAAGACGGCGCCATCGAAGACATAATTACAG TGCTGAAGACCGTCCCCTTTACCGCACGATCAGCCAAGCGCGGCTCACGGTTCTTCTGTGACCCCACCCACTCCGAGGACTTCCATTACTAA
- the fmnl2b gene encoding formin-like protein 2 isoform X1 — MGNAESVDAQLTDFRARNKPPKLPMPDPAELEERFSIALNSMNLPPDKVRLLRQYDNEKKWELICDQERFQVKNPPHTYIQKLRGFLDPAVTRKKFRRRVQESTQVLRELEISLRTNHIGWVREFLNEENQGLDVLVEYLSFAQYAVTFDGDAAESTSGEASVETPWSRSIEDLHGDANLPSPVSSSSIQRSTRHSLRSNTLPSRRTLKNSRLVCKKDDVHVCIMCLRAIMNYQYGFNMVMSHPHAVNEIALSLNNKNPRTKALVLELLAAVCLVRGGHEIILAAFDHFKEVCSESQRFEKLMEDFKNEDNNIDFMVACMQFINIVVHSVEDMNFRVHLQYDFTKLALDDYLERLKHTESDKLQVQIQAYLDNLFDVGTLLEDAETKNAALERVEELEESLSQMTDKLLDMENEAMSKIVELEKQLMQKNKELDSLRALYRDASSQVHSLRRMVREKDEAIQKQSRLEKKIHELERRGSLQIQVRGEGDGEGETSPLPSPPQPMPLSPCPDAMVQAGAGASSSYASTSQTGTLRKIATPPPPPPPPPPPPPMPDDSLPNGPSAVTAPPPPPPPPPPPPPPPLGQAMEMSTPLPPPPPPVAPPLPGCGTPTVIFNSGLTDGPIKLFSVKIKKPIKTKFRMPVFNWVALKPNQINGTVFNEIDDERILEDLNVDEFEEMFKTKAQGPSVDMTLSKQKAPQKGPSKVSLLEANRAKNLAITLRKAGKSPEEICKAIQSFDLRTVPVDFAECLMRFMPTEAEVKTLRQYERERRPLAELTDEDRFMMMFSKIERLPQRMTIMAFMGNFSDSLQMLTPQLHAIIAASVSIKSSQKLKKILEIILALGNYMNSSKRGAVYGFKLQSLDLLLETKSTDRKQTLLHYIGNVVREKYAVVSMFYNELHYVEKAAAVSLENVLLDVRELQRGMDLTRREYSMHGHNSLLKDFIQHNESRLKKLQDDARISQDAYDEVVKYFGESPKTMPPSVFFPVFVRFVKAYRQADDENEQRKKQEQLMMEKLMEQEAMMEEQEDQQSPSHKGKRQQQELIAELRKRQGKDSRLVYEGKDGAIEDIITDLRSHPFRRADAVRRSGRNSFDRQSLHLLRVATIC; from the exons atgggCAACGCAGAGAGCGTGGACGCGCAGCTCACAGACTTCAGGGCGAGGAACAAGCCGCCCAAACTGCCCATGCCTGACCCCGCGGAGCTCGAGGAGAGGTTCTCCATCGCTTTG AATTCTATGAACCTTCCACCGGACAAGGTGAGGCTTCTACGGCAGTACGATAACGAGAAGAAATGGGAGCTCATCTGCGATCAG GAACGATTCCAGGTGAAGAATCCTCCTCACACATATATCCAGAAGCTAAGAGGATTTCTGGACCCCGCTGTCACAAGAAAG AAATTCAGGAGGAGAGTTCAGGAATCCACCCAGGTGCTCCGTGAGCTGGAAATCTCACTTCGAACTAATCATATCGG GTGGGTGAGAGAGTTTTTGAATGAAGAGAATCAAGGCCTGGATGTTCTGGTGGAGTACCTATCCTTCGCACAGTATGCCGTAAC CTTTGATGGCGATGCAGCGGAAAGCACTAGTGGAGAGGCTTCTGTAGAGACCCCGTGGAGCAGATCTATAGAAGATCTACACGGCGATGCTAATCTACCTTCACCagtcagcagcagcagtatTCAACGCTCCACGCGACACTCCTTACG GTCCAACACTCTTCCCAGCCGTAGGACGCTCAAAAATTCACGTTTGGTTTGTAAAAAGGATGACGTGCACGTCTGTATCATGTGTCTCAGAGCCATTATGAACTACCAG TACGGCTTCAACATGGTCATGTCACATCCACATGCTGTAAATGAAATTGCTCTGAGCCTCAACAACAAAAATCCCAG GACCAAAGCTTTGGTTCTGGAGCTGCTGGCTGCAGTTTGTCTCGTGAGAGGAGGGCATGAGATCATCCTGGCAGCCTTCGACCATTTCAAAGAG GTCTGTTCAGAGTCCCAGCGGTTTGAGAAGCTAATGGAGGACTTTAAAAACGAAGACAACAATATTGATTTCATG GTGGCATGCATGCAGTTCATCAACATCGTTGTGCACTCTGTAGAAGACATGAATTTTCGAGTTCACCTTCAGTATGACTTCACCAAGCTTGCACTGGATGATTATCTGGAA AGACTGAAGCACACCGAGAGTGATAAGCTGCAGGTGCAGATCCAGGCGTACCTAGATAACCTGTTCGATGTGGGCACGCTGCTGGAGGATGCTGAGACCAAAAACGCAGCGCTGGAACGCgtggaggagctggaggagaGTCTGTCACAA ATGACGGACAAGCTGCTGGACATGGAAAACGAGGCCATGTCTAAGATTGTGGAGCTGGAAAAGCAGCTGATGCAGAAGAACAAGGAGCTGGACTCCCTCCGG GCTTTGTACAGGGACGCCAGCTCTCAGGTGCATTCGCTCCGGCGTATGGTGCGCGAGAAGGATGAAGCCATCCAGAAGCAGTCCAGGCTGGAGAAGAAGATTCACGAGCTTGAGCGGCGTGGTAGTCTGCAGATCCAGGTGAGGGGTGAGGGAGATGGTGAGGGAGAAACGTCCCCTCTGCCCTCTCCTCCTCAGCCCATGCCTCTCTCACCGTGCCCTGATGCCATGGTCCAAGCTGGAGCAGGTGCCAGCAGCTCGTATGCTTCTACGTCACAAACTGGAACCCTGAGGAAGATAgccactcctcctccacctccaccaccgcctcctccaccaccacccatGCCTGACGACTCCT TACCAAACGGACCATCAGCTGTCACggcccctcctcctcctcctccacctccgccccctcctccaccacctcccCTTGGGCAGGCCATGGAGATGTCCACCCCACTACCCCCGCCTCCTCCCCCTGTAGCCCCTCCGCTCCCTGGTTGTGGCACGCCCACAGTCATATTTAATTCTGGCCTAACAG ATGGACCAATCAAGCTCTTCT CGGTGAAGATTAAAAAGCCAATCAAGACTAAGTTCCGGATGCCGGTCTTTAACTGGGTGGCTCTGAAACCTAATCAGATCAATGGCACTGTCTTTAATGAGATTGACGATGAAAGGATTCTAGAG GACCTGAACGTGGACGAGTTTGAGGAGATGTTTAAGACCAAAGCCCAGGGTCCTTCAGTGGATATGACCTTGAGCAAGCAGAAGGCTCCACAGAAGGGCCCCAGTAAAGTGTCACTCCTAGAGGCCAACAGGGCCAAGAATCTGGCCATCACTTTACGCAAAGCAGGAAAGAGCCCTGAGGAGATCTGCAAAGCAATTCAGTC GTTCGACCTGCGCACCGTGCCTGTAGACTTCGCTGAGTGTCTGATGCGCTTCATGCCCACTGAAGCAGAGGTGAAGACGCTGCGGCAGTACGAGAGGGAGCGGCGACCCTTGGCGGAACTGACCGACGAGGATCGCTTCATGATGATGTTCAGCAAGATCGAACGGCTGCCTCAGAGGATGACCATCATGGCCTTCATGGGCAACTTTAGTGACAGCCTGCAGATGCTCACACCG caacTTCATGCCATTATTGCCGCATCAGTGTCCATTAAATCCTCCCAGAAGTTGAAGAAGATCCTTGAA ATCATTCTAGCTCTGGGGAACTACATGAACAGCAGTAAGAGAGGAGCAGTGTATGGCTTCAAGCTTCAAAGTTTAGATTTG CTGCTGGAGACCAAGTCCACAGACAGGAAGCAAACCCTTCTGCACTACATCGGTAATGTGGTGAGGGAGAAATACGCCGTTGTGAGCATGTTCTACAATGAACTCCATTATGTAGAGAAAGCTGCTGCTG TTTCTCTGGAGAATGTTCTGCTGGACGTGAGGGAGCTGCAGAGGGGGATGGATCTGACTCGCCGTGAATACAGCATGCATGGGCACAACTCGCTGCTCAAAGACTTTATCCAGCACAACGAGAGCAGGCTGAAAAAACTACAGGATGATGCAAGAATCTCACAG GACGCTTATGACGAAGTTGTGAAGTATTTCGGCGAAAGCCCCAAAACCATGCCACCTTCTGTATTCTTCCCAGTCTTCGTGCGCTTCGTCAAGGCCTACAGG CAAGCAGATGATGAGAACGAGCAGAGGAAGAAGCAGGAGCAGCTGATGATGGAGAAGCTTATGGAACAGGAGGCCATGATGGAAGAGCAGGAGGATCAGCAG TCTCCATCTCATAAAGGCAAGAGGCAGCAGCAGGAGCTGATTGCCGAGCTGAGGAAGAGGCAAGGCAAGGACAGCCGCCTTGTCTACGAGGGCAAAGACGGCGCCATCGAAGACATAATTACAG ACCTGCGCAGTCACCCTTTCCGCCGGGCCGATGCCGTCCGAAGGAGTGGGAGGAATAGCTTTGACAGACAGAGCCTTCATCTTCTCCGAGTGGCCACCATCTGCTGA